The segment TGGGACCAAATAGTGCTGGATCCGACCTGTACTCTGACTTGACTTGATCTACACGCAAACTTGATAATTCTGCCTTGAAAAAAAGGTTCTAAATTAATTAACAAATTTATGGGAGAAGTACCTTACTTCATTACTTTCGAAAAGAAATCTAAGCAAACAAGAAACATCAAATGAGTAGGAAATCAGAGCACCATTCTTTGCCTCCACTTTTGAGATCTGTATGtgtgagagagagtgagagatttGCAACAACAAAATTCCAAACTAACTTTTAGCATAAACATGAACAAGAGAAGAGACAGATATAACCAATAGTGACTACAGAAGAAGCTGCTTCTGTTCAATGTTCACTCCAAAGAGACAGCTGATCACAACCAATCCttgtatatataaaataaaaggaGAAGAAATGAAATAAAGGAGTGACAGAATATAGTTTCTTAAAATGCAGCATTGTGAATGGAAGCCCCTCTCTTAAGTATCTCCATATCTGTGGTCCCATAAACAGGCAGTCCACTTGAGAATTCCTCGAAGTCATAGTTCTTCAGCTCAAACAGATCAGAGCTGGAGTCACTCTCCCCTCCATcttcctccctactctccttctcctttcttctAAACTCCTCCTCCAATTCACCATGCTTCTTGAAGAACCCTTCTTCATCTCCATTCAACACCCATCTGTTCTCCAACAACCACCCTTCATTCCAACCCACATCAGGCTTCCCACCCGAACAGACCTTGCTTTTCCCAGAAAGTCCACAGCTGGACCTAGCTCTCTCAGCTATCCAAGTCTCCCTTGCTACCCTTTTATCATCCCAAACCTCTCCTTGTGGGCAGAAAGCTGCCATCTTTGGCTGACCATTGGACTTAAAGCTCCTGCTCTGTTCCTTTTGCAACTTTGTAACGATGTTGGTGTGAGGGGCAGGGGTACTGAATCCACTGCTTTCAGAATAGAAAATGGACTTGGAGTCACTGCTTCTTATGCTATGGGAGTGGCCAATGCTCCTCCTCCTACTCCTCCCTCCATGTCtatcttctacctcttcatcctTCAATGACTTACTGCTGGTGAGAGACTTGGATTTTTTCTTAGAAGCAGCTTGGTGGAATATAGATTTTAGAAAGCTAGCCAACCTACGACCTGGGGAGCTTGGTTGCTTACCCTTCTTCTCTTTGGAGTCGTAGTTCTCCACCCTTTGGCACTCTTGGGGAAGTATGATGCTCCTTGGTACGTCCAAACTCTTCCTCTCTGCCCTCCAACCCACCCTGTCTTCCCTCATGGCTCCTTGAGGACCAATTCTTCCGGGGAGACCAACACCGTCAACGCCACCAGCAAAGTAAAGCGCCGCCTCAAAGATGTCAAGCTCACCAGATTCTTGTTGACGATGAGCCGGCCTCGAGCAGAGGCTGTTGTCAGTGTTTGGCAGCCCAATGGCGGACATTCTAGAGGAGAAGGATTGGGGACATGAGGGCATGGATGTGGGATCTCATGCGTGAGGTTGTGGGGTGGTTCTTATAGGCCAGAGATGGTGGAAGAGGCTTGAGAGGGACTGTGGTGAAATGAAGGTAGCCTTTGGAATGATGGGGAGTGGTGGTGTGGGGGGCATCCCTTTTTAACTACACCCACCACAACTAGAACAAGGCTTTTGTTCAAGTTTGCTTTGGGAGAGACCCACTGAACGCTACTTATGCTGCCTAATAGAGAGGAGGAAAAGGCAGTAAGGTGTGATCTGGAACAGTTTTAGGCAGCCTAGAATGCCATGAAGTGTGTTGGGAATAATGAGCTTTGTCTCCTTCTATTTCTTTGCTAGGCTTCGTTGAAGGAGATTTATTGACCTGATTGGGTTCATTAAAAAGAGAAATATTAGTAGCCAAAGCCATCTTTACTATTTATCTGGTGGAGATAACTTTGGATCCCTACACTGGATAACAGAATAGACACCATCTGTGTCTTATGTTGTGAAAAAGATGCTCCTCCTTTTGGGAGCTGAGTGGGACATAGATGTTATAAAGGGAGATTGTTTTAAAACCTTAAGCTTACATTTTTGCagaaaaaatgagagaaaaaatatttGCACAAATTAGCAAAGAAGACAGTTCATGTTATAAGAAtgggaagaagggagaagaatgATAGACGGGAAAAACAAAATGCTTTTTAAGGCTTGAGGCGCTTTGGGAAAGATCTCAAAGTATGGATTCTGAAAAGTTAATTTTCTGTGAAGCATTTCTTGTAATGTACCCTCTGATAATTTCCTTGAATGTTTGTTTGTGTTGAATCCTTGAATTCTTCTTTTGGGAGAGAAGTTATACCTTAAAAGCATGGTACTAACAACATTGTTACAGCCAAATGATGGTCTAGTGCTGAAATTTGCATTACATTGTAAGCAACCATtactttgttttcttttcttttcttttctatgatGCCTAATTTAGCACTACTATGTTAAACAATGGCATTATTTGATGGATCACTGTTCACAGTATCTGGTGCGATGCTTCAAATCTTGATCCTAAGaataaagatatcaaaatacAGTTTATCAGTTAATTTCATAAACAAAGATTAAACTAAAATATGGATATATAATTTATTGTTAAAAACTTCTACACCAATGTATGACAGCCTATTATTTTATTCCACCAAGGTATGCATTGTAGCTTAAACTGGGATAGCGGCCATTGCAGACAACCATGATTGGAATGCTGAGGGGTCTATATAACTTTCCTCGAAAACACAATATTGTCTCTTTTAGATTTTCAGCAGGCATGCATTAACCTATTCAAAGGAATTCAATTGTCTACATTTCTCTGCGTCCCTCCTTCAATCACGTAGAACATTACTACTATGGCAGTAAATTTGAGAAACACTCCCATCATCCATCAGCAGAAGTAAAAGGAGTTCGCCTTTAATTATAGCTGTGGCCCCGCATGTGTTGGAACTGAATCAAATCTGCTTCCCAAAGGCACTAAACTTCCTTGGAACCATGTTAAACATGTTCAAAACATGTCTCAGCAATGCCTGTCATCACTGCAGAGCTGGAGCCTTTGCTTCAGAGGAAGGTATCTCGACCAGTTACGCGGCCTGCTGGATCTTCTCATGGAGGATCCCTAGTGTAGTCACTCAGAAAAGACATGAACGTTTATGCAGCATGCAGGTGAACGCAGATTTATAGTTGTGCCGTAACAACCAAGGTTCTTGCCTAAAAGACCGGccgaaaaatattatttgaattctttaatcctatataaatattcaagatcTTTCTATTGAATAATCGATATGGAATAATATATATGTTTGCACCGATCCTCACATACTCTTCTCATTTAAATCTTGACATTTTCACCATGCTAAAAATCTAAATCCATGCAAATCCATTTATAAGTACTATGATTGACTCACGATTAGCCTAATAAACATGTGTTGCAGTATCTCTTAGTTCGCATAGGTTATAAGTTGGgttggctctgatactatttgtaacGATCCAAAATCTCACCCAAAAAGCTAGTCAGAAtatattatttggatttcttaGCCTAGAATCTTTCCCATCCCATGAACAATCGATTAGGAAATAATATACTCCTGCACATGTGGAGTCACGTATAAGTCAAGATGCTAAGCTAAAGCTAATTAGAATTTAGGGAATCATAAAGACATGACAGCAAGTGGCGTGAATGATGCCACACAAACCTGGCAGATGTTCCCAATCAAAGGACCTTGAGAGGCCCACAATCGAAACAATGTGAAGTTCCAAGCAAACAGCCTCGCCATGCTCCAACTGTTGCTGCCGACCACCACCATTCTCCCTCCTGCCCAAGTTGTTTGAGCTGCAGCAGCAGTAGTGATTAAGCTCTCTTTCATGCTGAACAGTTCCTCAGCCATCTCTTGGTCCTCCTTGTTCCTTCTGTTGTCATTTCCCAAGCTATGTTGAAGGCCTTTTTGAAAAAGTGGACCAGTTGGCTTCAAATGCCTTGCTATTCTCCTAAATTTTTCCCATGAAAGAAGGTAATATATTCAAAAATCTTTGCTTGAGAACTTTTGTTCTTAAGTTCTTCAATCAAACCATCAACTGAATTTTTGTTTGTACTTCAGCTGCTCCTATGCCAAGTAGATGGTGGTTTTATAAAATGTAACAATACCTTACCCCAATGCAATCAAGGAGAAAACACAGCTGCTGTTAATGAAGATGGCCGAGCAAGAAACAACGATGCCTGCGAAAGAGAAACAGCGAAACAGAAGGCTCCCAACCTAGCCTTGATGACCAGAAGACAAAGTTGTGCTGATGATCAGCACTTGCGCAATGGAGCACACAGTACAGAAGTAATAGTTGATTTTCAGTAGCCCCACAAACCCTTTGTCATACCGTCTAACTCTTGCAATATCCTACACCACACCTTCCCACATCACTCACTACGTGATCACTTCGATCTCTTCCTCACTGGACTCACGACCATGATGTCCTGTATATAATTCTTAATGAATGAACTTTGAGGGAAACACCCTTTGCCTCTggctcttcaaaaaaaaaaaaaacacaccttACCCCAAAAAAATGCTAGTTCGAAGATATTACTTACAAATACTCAAGATTTTTCCAGTATATAACTAATGTAGAACCAAATACACACCCTATGGGTTATTACATACTCGTTCGTTTTAGCCCTGACATTCTCGAAATTAACATATCTGGACCTCCAAAAGTTGAAGGTACTTTCTATTCCTTATCTCAAATTTCTTAGTCGGTAGTAACCAATCCTTAATGACTTAATTGAATTGATTTGCATCACTTTAGGAGTTTGTGTGATCCTTTCCAGCACTTATTGTTTATGTTCAATCTATTTTCAAATTGAATCTGTTGCATTCAGTTGACACCCTTTAGACTTCTTTGAACATGAACAACTTCATATTGATACGATTTTTAACTCATGGAAGCTACTCTGGGCATATTGAGATTGATATTGAATGCAAGGCAGCATTATTTATTCTGGTGTAATTGAAATCTTTTTTGTTGATCTCCAAGTAATGCCTGCATTGTTTATAACTCCTTATTTGAGACTGAAATACTTAGTTCCTTGTATGTTGAGATCAAGGCTACATGCTCGTTTGAAATGTTGAAATCGAGATGACCAAGAGTGACATAGTCATCCAGTCTGACCAGCGTCTAGCATTAAAATTGAGATTATGATACTAATTCTAGTTTGAGACCAAAAGAGAAAGGTGTGCTAATATTATTCTCTTCTTAAATTGTA is part of the Elaeis guineensis isolate ETL-2024a chromosome 15, EG11, whole genome shotgun sequence genome and harbors:
- the LOC105058277 gene encoding protein BIG GRAIN 1-like E; translated protein: MPSCPQSFSSRMSAIGLPNTDNSLCSRPAHRQQESGELDIFEAALYFAGGVDGVGLPGRIGPQGAMREDRVGWRAERKSLDVPRSIILPQECQRVENYDSKEKKGKQPSSPGRRLASFLKSIFHQAASKKKSKSLTSSKSLKDEEVEDRHGGRSRRRSIGHSHSIRSSDSKSIFYSESSGFSTPAPHTNIVTKLQKEQSRSFKSNGQPKMAAFCPQGEVWDDKRVARETWIAERARSSCGLSGKSKVCSGGKPDVGWNEGWLLENRWVLNGDEEGFFKKHGELEEEFRRKEKESREEDGGESDSSSDLFELKNYDFEEFSSGLPVYGTTDMEILKRGASIHNAAF